A part of Kitasatospora acidiphila genomic DNA contains:
- a CDS encoding PHP domain-containing protein, translating into MRIDLHAHSNASDGTDTPAELVAAAVAAGLDVVALTDHDTVAGYEEAAAAVRALPAGTRLTLVPGAELSCRVEGVSMHLLAYLFDPTEPAFAAERELVRTDRFRRGRAVVDKCRALGAPITWEQVQRIAGSGSVGRPHIASALVEAGVVATVSDAFTAEWLANGGRADVPKHETDPFEAVRLVRAAGGVPVFAHPGAVKRGRTVSEQVIAELAAAGLGGLEVDHVDHDEATRARLRELAAGLGLFRTGSSDYHGSRKTVGLGAFTTEPEAFQALLDQATGAKPITG; encoded by the coding sequence GTGCGCATCGACCTGCACGCCCACAGCAACGCCTCCGACGGAACGGACACCCCGGCCGAGCTGGTCGCCGCCGCGGTCGCGGCCGGCCTGGACGTGGTGGCGCTGACCGACCACGACACCGTGGCCGGGTACGAGGAGGCGGCCGCGGCGGTGCGGGCGCTGCCGGCCGGCACCCGGCTGACCCTGGTGCCTGGCGCGGAGCTGTCCTGCCGGGTCGAGGGGGTCAGCATGCACCTGCTGGCCTACCTCTTCGACCCGACCGAGCCGGCCTTCGCCGCCGAGCGCGAACTGGTGCGCACCGACCGGTTCCGGCGCGGGCGCGCGGTGGTCGACAAGTGCCGGGCGCTCGGCGCGCCGATCACCTGGGAGCAGGTGCAGCGGATCGCCGGGTCGGGCTCGGTGGGCCGTCCGCACATCGCCAGCGCGCTGGTGGAGGCGGGCGTGGTGGCCACCGTCTCGGATGCCTTCACCGCCGAGTGGCTGGCCAACGGCGGCCGGGCCGACGTGCCCAAGCACGAGACCGACCCGTTCGAGGCGGTCCGGCTGGTCCGGGCCGCCGGCGGGGTGCCGGTCTTCGCCCACCCGGGCGCGGTCAAGCGCGGCCGGACCGTCTCCGAGCAGGTGATCGCCGAGCTCGCGGCCGCCGGGCTGGGCGGGCTCGAGGTGGACCACGTGGACCACGACGAGGCGACCCGCGCCCGGCTGCGCGAACTGGCCGCCGGCCTCGGCCTGTTCCGCACCGGCTCCAGCGACTACCACGGCTCCCGCAAGACGGTGGGCCTGGGCGCCTTCACCACCGAGCCGGAGGCCTTCCAGGCGCTGCTCGACCAGGCCACCGGCGCCAAGCCGATCACCGGCTGA
- a CDS encoding suppressor of fused domain protein: MAASDFPLFGDPSSAPHDSHGPTRAEVLTAVEARLLTTFGEPSGRAAITFLGAEKIEVLRFGPDGDGLVRYATLGMAAAPMADPTAVLADPVRGPRVELLLTLRDGRDEVLRALAVFAATPQVEGLVVAPGSSLDLGEPLWPGAPFTSVLAGEGSGLVADLELPEPAEAVRFLPLLPMTPNEAAHKRVRGAAELQERWLAHGTDLRDPQRRGVSLD; this comes from the coding sequence ATGGCTGCCTCCGACTTCCCGCTGTTCGGCGACCCTTCCTCGGCGCCGCACGACTCGCACGGACCGACCCGGGCCGAGGTGCTGACCGCCGTCGAGGCCCGGCTGCTGACCACCTTCGGCGAACCGAGCGGCCGGGCCGCGATCACCTTCCTGGGCGCCGAGAAGATCGAGGTGCTGCGGTTCGGTCCGGACGGCGACGGCCTGGTCCGCTACGCGACCCTCGGCATGGCCGCCGCGCCGATGGCCGACCCGACCGCAGTGCTGGCCGACCCGGTGCGCGGCCCCCGCGTCGAGCTGCTGCTCACCCTGCGCGACGGGCGCGACGAGGTGCTCCGGGCGCTCGCGGTCTTCGCGGCCACCCCGCAGGTGGAGGGCCTGGTGGTGGCGCCCGGCAGTTCGCTGGACCTGGGGGAGCCGCTCTGGCCGGGCGCGCCGTTCACCTCGGTGCTGGCGGGCGAGGGCAGCGGCCTGGTGGCGGACCTGGAACTGCCCGAGCCCGCCGAGGCGGTGCGCTTCCTGCCGCTGCTGCCGATGACGCCCAACGAGGCCGCGCACAAGCGGGTGCGCGGGGCCGCCGAGCTGCAGGAGCGCTGGCTGGCCCACGGCACCGACCTGCGCGATCCGCAGCGCCGCGGGGTCTCGCTGGACTGA
- a CDS encoding DMT family transporter has translation MADGSSSLTRPEPAVREAAAPARAALPAVDLLLLAVSIVGISFSAPLISATAAPALAIACWRNVMSVGVLGPYALLRHRAELRRIGRRELLLAVAAGVLLAAHFALWMPSLRMTSVASATALVTTTPLWAILIMRFTGHRAPRLVWLGTATAFAGVLVLTGVDLGLSTRALLGDGLALAAGLAAAGYMLLGAEVRRTVSTTAYTLVCYTTTALVLLALCLATGTRLNGWSATGWWQIGLLMVVAQLLGHSLSNRVVRTLGASVTSTAILLETPGATLIAALWLRQLPPAASWPALMLILAGLGLVVRGERR, from the coding sequence GTGGCTGACGGTTCGTCCTCCCTCACCCGGCCCGAGCCCGCCGTCCGGGAGGCCGCCGCGCCGGCCCGCGCCGCCCTGCCCGCCGTCGACCTGCTGCTGCTCGCCGTCTCGATCGTCGGCATCTCCTTCTCCGCACCGCTGATCAGCGCCACCGCCGCACCGGCCCTGGCCATCGCCTGCTGGCGCAACGTCATGTCGGTCGGGGTGCTGGGTCCCTACGCGCTGCTGCGGCACCGCGCCGAACTGCGCCGCATCGGCCGGCGGGAGCTGCTGCTGGCGGTGGCCGCCGGGGTGCTGCTGGCGGCGCACTTCGCGCTCTGGATGCCCAGCCTGCGGATGACCTCGGTGGCCTCGGCCACCGCGCTGGTCACCACCACCCCGCTCTGGGCCATCCTGATCATGCGGTTCACCGGGCACCGGGCGCCACGGCTGGTGTGGCTGGGCACGGCCACCGCCTTCGCCGGGGTGCTGGTGCTCACCGGTGTCGACCTGGGCCTGTCCACCCGGGCGCTGCTCGGCGACGGACTGGCGCTGGCCGCCGGGCTGGCCGCGGCCGGCTACATGCTGCTGGGCGCGGAAGTCCGACGGACCGTCAGCACCACCGCCTACACCCTGGTCTGCTACACCACCACCGCCCTGGTGCTGCTGGCGCTCTGCCTGGCCACCGGCACCCGGCTCAACGGCTGGTCGGCCACCGGCTGGTGGCAGATCGGGCTGCTCATGGTGGTCGCCCAACTGCTCGGGCACTCGCTGAGCAACCGGGTGGTGCGCACCCTGGGGGCCTCGGTGACCTCCACCGCGATCCTGCTGGAGACCCCGGGGGCGACCCTGATCGCCGCGCTCTGGCTGCGCCAGCTGCCACCGGCCGCCTCCTGGCCGGCGCTGATGCTGATCCTGGCCGGGCTGGGACTGGTGGTACGGGGGGAGCGGCGCTGA
- a CDS encoding magnesium transporter MgtE N-terminal domain-containing protein has protein sequence MAGPGSRVFISHLAGVSVFDPNGDQVGRVRDVVVALRIGARPPRVLGLVVEVVGRRRIFLPMTRVTSLESGQVLTTGVINMRRFEQRPTETLVLAELLDRRVTETATGAEVTVLDVGMVSTRLREWEVSKVFVQRGKPSRLRKSRGETVTLDWSAVTGFTLAEEGQGAANLLATFEQLRPADLASMMHHLSAKRRAEVAAALDDERLADVLEELPEDDQVEILGKLQDERAADVLEAMDPDDAADLLSELPGDEAERLLQLMEPDEAEPVRRLLSYEENTAGGLMTTEPIILEPDATVAEALARVRVRDHKPALAAQVYVCRPPNETPTGKYLGTVHFQRLLREPPFTLLGSLLDDDLDPLPPDTPLPLITSYLATYNLVAAPVVDEADHLLGAVTVDDVLDHLLPEDWREAALHGGENGPTEDSTVEHESEAHRGR, from the coding sequence ATGGCAGGTCCAGGCAGCCGGGTCTTCATCTCCCATCTGGCGGGCGTCTCCGTCTTCGACCCCAACGGCGACCAGGTCGGCCGGGTGCGCGATGTGGTGGTGGCGCTGCGGATCGGTGCCCGCCCGCCGCGGGTGCTCGGCCTGGTGGTCGAGGTGGTGGGCCGGCGGCGGATCTTCCTGCCGATGACCCGGGTCACCAGCCTGGAGTCCGGCCAGGTGCTGACCACCGGCGTGATCAACATGCGCCGCTTCGAGCAGCGGCCGACCGAGACCCTGGTGCTGGCCGAGCTGCTAGACCGCCGGGTCACCGAGACCGCCACCGGCGCCGAGGTCACCGTGCTGGACGTGGGCATGGTGTCGACCCGGCTGCGCGAGTGGGAGGTCAGCAAGGTCTTCGTGCAGCGCGGCAAGCCCAGCCGGCTGCGCAAGTCCCGCGGCGAGACCGTCACCCTGGACTGGTCCGCGGTCACCGGCTTCACGCTGGCGGAGGAGGGGCAGGGCGCGGCCAACCTGCTGGCCACCTTCGAGCAGCTGCGCCCGGCCGACCTGGCGAGCATGATGCACCACCTGTCGGCCAAGCGGCGGGCCGAGGTGGCGGCCGCGCTGGACGACGAGCGGCTGGCCGACGTGCTGGAGGAGCTGCCCGAGGACGACCAGGTGGAGATCCTCGGCAAGCTGCAGGACGAGCGGGCCGCCGACGTGCTGGAGGCGATGGACCCGGACGACGCCGCCGACCTGCTCTCCGAACTGCCCGGCGACGAGGCCGAGCGGCTGCTCCAGCTGATGGAGCCGGACGAGGCGGAGCCGGTGCGCCGGCTGCTCTCCTACGAGGAGAACACCGCCGGCGGCCTGATGACCACCGAGCCGATCATCCTGGAGCCGGACGCCACGGTCGCCGAGGCGCTGGCCCGGGTCCGGGTCCGCGACCACAAGCCGGCGCTGGCCGCCCAGGTCTACGTCTGCCGACCGCCGAACGAGACGCCCACCGGCAAGTACCTGGGCACCGTGCACTTCCAGCGGCTGCTGCGCGAGCCGCCGTTCACGCTGCTCGGCTCGCTGCTGGACGACGACCTCGATCCGCTGCCGCCGGACACCCCGCTGCCGCTGATCACCAGCTACCTGGCGACCTACAACCTGGTCGCAGCACCGGTGGTGGACGAGGCCGACCATCTGCTGGGCGCGGTCACCGTGGACGACGTCCTGGACCACCTGCTGCCCGAGGACTGGCGCGAGGCCGCCCTGCACGGCGGCGAGAACGGCCCCACGGAGGACAGCACTGTCGAGCACGAGAGCGAGGCGCACCGTGGACGCTGA
- a CDS encoding DUF1003 domain-containing protein — protein sequence MRQLREPRGREGSGKQRAETAHGTAVRARLDQPRTGKAPLLALPNYDPEAFGRLSERIARFLGTGRFIVWMTVVIIVWVIWNTMLPSSVHFDDYPFIFLTLVLSLQASYAAPLILLAQNRQDDRDRVNMEQDRARAERSIADTEYLTREVAALRQGLGEVATRDFVRSELQGLLKELDERREAADLL from the coding sequence CTGCGGCAGCTGCGCGAGCCGCGCGGCCGGGAGGGCAGCGGCAAGCAGCGCGCCGAGACCGCGCACGGCACCGCGGTGCGGGCCCGGCTGGACCAGCCGCGCACCGGCAAGGCCCCGCTGCTGGCACTGCCCAACTACGACCCGGAGGCCTTCGGCCGGCTCTCCGAACGGATCGCCCGCTTCCTCGGCACCGGGCGGTTCATCGTCTGGATGACGGTGGTGATCATCGTCTGGGTCATCTGGAACACGATGCTGCCGTCGAGCGTGCACTTCGACGACTATCCGTTCATCTTCCTCACCCTGGTGCTCTCGCTGCAGGCCTCCTACGCGGCCCCGCTGATCCTGCTGGCGCAGAACCGCCAGGACGACCGGGACCGGGTCAACATGGAGCAGGACCGGGCCCGCGCCGAGCGCAGCATCGCCGACACCGAGTACCTCACCCGGGAGGTGGCCGCGCTGCGCCAGGGCCTGGGCGAGGTGGCCACCCGGGACTTCGTCCGCTCGGAGCTGCAGGGCCTGCTCAAGGAGCTGGACGAGCGCCGGGAGGCGGCCGACCTGCTGTGA